A window from Bacteroidales bacterium encodes these proteins:
- a CDS encoding amidohydrolase — protein sequence MKNHNTNLTVTIIQTKLFWEQTDRNLDHFKAKINEISQETDLVILPEMFSTGFSMQPEKLAEPTEGKTLKWMQSMASAKNVTLTGSVIIHENGNYYNRLFVVFPDGSYKIYDKRHLFRMGEENKHYTAGKNRVIFNLGKWRILPLICYDLRFPVWSRNRNDYDLALYIANWPEVRRHVWRTLLIARAMENQVYIAGVNRIGEDGNGLTYSGDSMVIDPRGNILSTTESHQESVETLNLSLDELNRFREKFPVGKDADEFVIK from the coding sequence ATGAAAAATCACAATACCAACCTTACCGTAACAATCATCCAGACGAAACTGTTTTGGGAGCAAACCGACAGAAATCTAGATCATTTTAAGGCCAAAATTAACGAGATATCTCAGGAAACGGATCTGGTTATTCTTCCCGAGATGTTCAGCACGGGGTTTTCAATGCAGCCTGAAAAATTGGCTGAGCCCACGGAGGGTAAGACCCTAAAGTGGATGCAATCAATGGCTTCCGCAAAAAATGTCACATTGACCGGTAGTGTAATCATTCATGAAAACGGCAATTATTACAACCGGTTGTTCGTTGTATTCCCGGATGGCAGTTATAAAATCTATGATAAAAGGCATCTCTTCAGAATGGGAGAAGAGAACAAACATTACACGGCAGGCAAGAATAGGGTAATATTTAATTTGGGAAAGTGGCGCATATTACCGCTGATCTGCTATGATTTACGTTTTCCCGTTTGGAGCCGCAATCGTAATGATTATGATTTGGCACTTTATATTGCCAACTGGCCTGAAGTTCGAAGGCATGTATGGAGAACCCTTCTTATAGCCCGTGCAATGGAAAATCAAGTTTATATTGCAGGCGTGAACAGAATAGGTGAAGATGGTAACGGGCTCACTTACTCAGGAGATTCCATGGTGATAGACCCCCGTGGAAATATCCTGAGCACAACCGAATCCCATCAGGAATCCGTTGAAACACTGAACCTGTCTCTTGATGAATTGAACCGTTTCAGGGAGAAGTTTCCGGTTGGCAAAGATGCCGACGAGTTTGTCATAAAATAA